A window of Cyclopterus lumpus isolate fCycLum1 chromosome 14, fCycLum1.pri, whole genome shotgun sequence contains these coding sequences:
- the LOC117742556 gene encoding heterogeneous nuclear ribonucleoprotein A/B-like produces MADADTLLMETSDQNGNEGEEDQNGAEQELMAGEEEEEDCQDVQEEGHADGLDIQEDIPEDIQEDIQDNGAEGADGAEATEGGDVTEGADGGKIDASKGEEDAGKMFVGGLSWDTSKKDLKDYFSKFGEVSDCTIKMDSNTGRSRGFGFVLFKEAASVEKVLEQKEHRLDGRPIDPKKAMAMKKEPAKKIFVGGLNPEATEDAIREYFGAFGEIETIELPIDPKSKKRRGFIFITYKDEASVKKCLEKKYHTIQGGRCELKIAQPKEVYQQQQYGAGRGGGGGGGGGGGGGGGYGGRGGRGRGGQGQGWNQSYGNYWNPGYGNQGYGYSGYGGYGNYDYSSGYYGYGPGYDYNQGNGSYGKTPRRGPHQTGYKPY; encoded by the exons ATGGCAGACGCTGATACTCTCCTCATGGAGACATCGGACCAGAACGGCAACGAGGGGGAAGAGGACCAGAACGGAGCCGAGCAGGAGCTAATggcgggagaggaggaggaggaggactgccAGGACGTCCAGGAGGAAGGCCATGCCGACGGCCTGGACATCCAGGAGGACATCCCAGAAGACATCCAAGAAGACATCCAGGACAACGGCGCCGAGGGTGCGGATGGAGCCGAGGCGACCGAAGGCGGCGACGTGACCGAGGGCGCTGACGGGGGCAAGATCGACGCCAgcaaaggagaggaagatgccGG gaaaATGTTCGTGGGCGGCCTCAGCTGGGACACGAGTAAAAAGGACCTGAAGGATTACTTCAGTAAGTTCGGCGAGGTGTCGGACTGCACCATCAAGATGGACTCCAACACCGGCCGGTCCCGAGGCTTCGGCTTCGTCCTCTTCAAGGAGGCCGCCAGCGTGGAGAAG GTGCTGGAGCAGAAGGAACACAGACTGGACGGACGTCCGATCGACCCCAAGAAGGCGATGGCCATGAAGAAGGAGCCCGCCAAGAAGATCTTTGTCGGGGGCTTGAACCCCGAGGCCACCGAGGACGCCATTAGGGAATATTTCGGAGCTTTCGGAGAG ATCGAAACCATTGAGCTTCCCATCGACCCCAAatcgaagaagaggagggggttCATCTTCATCACATACAAAGACGAAGCCAGCGTCAAGAAGTGTCTGGAGAAGAAGTACCACACCATCCAGGGCGGCAGG TGTGAGCTGAAGATCGCCCAGCCAAAGGAGGTGTACCAGCAACAGCAGTATGGAGCAGGACGCggcggtggaggtggaggaggcggcggaggaggaggaggtggtggttaTGGAGGCCGGGGAGGCCGAGGTCGTGGAG GTCAAGGTCAAGGCTGGAACCAGAGCTACGGAAACTACTGGAACCCGGGATACGGTAACCAGGGCTACGGCTACAGCGGATACGGAGGCTACGGCAACTACGACTACTCTTCTGGCTACTACGGATACGGTCCCGGTTACGATTACA ACCAGGGCAACGGCAGCTACGGGAAAACTCCAAGACGGGGGCCACACCAGACCGGCTACAAGCCATACTGA
- the st6gal1 gene encoding beta-galactoside alpha-2,6-sialyltransferase 1 isoform X1: MGYKIPGAAMDRVSLLWRLRRRARRGVLCMAFFCISMALLYAICAENSVPVTDAIFGVRARTRAQPRAHSVVKVLRGGAKPMYIDPQKLPGVVPGDPHRPIPVLSSPNHTHEAGDPAPKRKPKEREHPGFFARLLPRPFTRALETLFGGRRRGELSGRVGEAEFFGPHGLLGEVWDDEMSSSMLGSRLRKVVQNYQAMNKYGVEVSGPGGVSNRPKLSGPKLLCQLKDNIEVATLTSDLQPFSSLPWADQLPPKPLTSDLGPYRSCAVVSSAGSLRYSGLGKEIDSHDAVLRFNAAPTTGYEKDVGSKTTIRLINSQVMASDDHRFLSSSLYSSGALVAWDPAPFSADLTQWYNRTDYPIFTQYQRYRRLHPMQPFYILHPRFEWQVWQRIQDNMAEPIQKNPPSSGLLGTVLMMSLCEVVHVYEFLPSRRKTELCHYYQRFYDAACTLGAYHPLLYEKNLVKRMNQGPDRDIYTHGRVTLPGFGKLNCTQAAGGFPNH; this comes from the exons atgggcTACAAG ATCCCCGGGGCGGCGATGGACCGCGTCAGCCTGCTGTGGCGCCTGAGGCGGCGGGCTCGCCGCGGAGTCCTCTGCATGGCCTTCTTCTGCATCTCCATGGCTCTGCTCTACGCCATCTGTGCCGAAAACAGCGTGCCCGTCACCGACGCCATTTTCGGGGTGCGGGCGCGAACCCGGGCTCAGCCTCGCGCGCACTCCGTCGTCAAG GTGCTGCGAGGCGGAGCCAAGCCCATGTACATCGACCCCCAGAAGCTCCCAGGGGTCGTTCCGGGCGACCCTCACCGTCCAAtccctgtcctctcctctccaaacCACACCCACGAAGCCGGCGACCCCGCGCCAAAGCGGAAGCCAAAAGAGCGCGAGCACCCCGGGTTTTTCGCCCGGCTGCTGCCGCGCCCCTTCACGCGCGCCCTGGAGACCCTGTTCGGAGGCCGCCGGCGGGGGGAGCTGAGCGGCAGGGTGGGGGAGGCCGAGTTCTTCGGGCCTCACGGGCTTTTGGGAGAAGTGTGGGATGACGAGATGTCCAGTAGCATGCTGGGAAGCAGACTGAGGAAGGTGGTGCAGAACTATCAG GCGATGAATAAGTACGGGGTGGAAGTCTCCGGTCCCGGTGGAGTGTCCAACAGGCCCAAGCTGAGTGGTCCCAAGCTCCTCTGCCAGCTGAAGGACAACATAGAGGTCGCGACGTTGACCTCCGACCTCCAGCCCTTCTCGTCGCTGCCCTGGGCCGACCAGCTGCCGCCAAAGccgctgacctctgacctcgggCCGTACAGGAGCTGCGCCGTGGTCTCGTCTGCAGGGTCGCTACGCTACTCCGGACTTGGCAAAGAGATAG ACTCTCACGACGCCGTGCTGCGCTTCAACGCCGCGCCGACCACCGGCTACGAGAAGGACGTCGGTTCTAAAACCACGATCCGCCTCATCAACTCGCAG GTGATGGCGTCTGACGACCATCGTTTCCTGTCCAGCTCTCTGTACAGCTCAGGTGCTCTGGTGGCCTGGGACCCCGCCCCCTTCTCCGCCGACCTCACTCAG TGGTACAACCGGACAGATTACCCAATCTTCACCCAGTACCAGAGGTACAGGAGGCTCCACCCGATGCAGCCCTTCTACATCCTGCACCCTCGCTTTGAGTGGCAGGTCTGGCAACGAATACAGGACAACATGGCTGAGCCCATCCAGAagaaccccccctcctccggcCTGCTCG GAACCGTCCTGATGATGTCGCTGTGCGAGGTGGTGCACGTCTACGAGTTCCTGCCGTCCCGCAGGAAGACGGAGCTCTGCCATTACTATCAGCGTTTCTACGACGCCGCGTGCACGCTCGGCGCCTACCACCCTCTGCTGTACGAGAAGAACCTGGTCAAGCGGATGAACCAGGGGCCCGACCGCGACATCTACACCCACGGACGGGTCACGCTGCCTGGGTTTGGAAAGCTGAACTGCACCCAGGCCGCTGGAGGTTTTCCTAACCACTGA
- the btg4 gene encoding protein BTG4 produces MKEEIAAAVFFVARLVKRYGCLDNEGRERFAAALTAVLFENYKNHWHPNAPAKGQAYRCLRVNRLQLQDPVLRQACDRSPVRYEDLGLPLELTVWVDPGDVSCRYGERSAPFCVSTVTGCRRADGQFSRRVHEAVERASLDVRSGSSSDEEEAGGDDDDSGGGNLPALCPVPVAPSEPKSIPTVSNPNSVYRFSEFSPAAPQTWLREKRKADAFPPHPPPPVGGPTSQFSTQKGFKSSFRATFTFAGPRVDKYHWVSKAR; encoded by the exons ATGAAGGAGGAGATCGCCGCCGCCGTGTTCTTCGTGGCTCGGCTGGTGAAGCGGTACGGCTGTCTGGACAACGAGGGCCGGGAGCGCTTCGCCGCCGCCCTCACCGCGGTTCTGTTTGAGAACTACAAGAACCACTGGCACCCCAACGCGCCCGCCAAGGGGCAGGCCTACAG GTGTCTCCGTGTGAAccggctgcagctgcaggaccCGGTGCTGCGGCAGGCCTGCGATCGTAGCCCGGTTCGGTACGAGGATCTGGGCCTCCCGCTGGAGCTGACGGTGTGGGTCGACCCTGGAGACGTGTCCTGCAG GTACGGCGAACGAAGCGCGCCGTTCTGCGTCTCCACGGTGACCGGCTGCCGCCGTGCGGATGGGCAGTTTTCCCGCCGCGTGCACGAAGCCGTGGAGCGGGCTAGCCTCGACGTCCGGTCGGGAAGCTCCTCGGACGAGGAGGAAGCGGGCGGAGACGACGACGACAGCGGCGGCGGCAACCTGCCGGCCCTCTGCCCCGTTCCGGTCGCGCCCAGCGAGCCCAAAAGCATCCCGACGGTCAGCAACCCCAACAGCGTCTACCGG TTCAGTGAGTTTTCTCCGGCCGCCCCTCAGACCTGgctgagggagaagaggaaggccgACGCattccctcctcaccctcctcccccaGTGGGGGGGCCGACCTCCCAGTTCTCCACCCAGAAAGGTTTCAAGTCGTCCTTTCGAGCCACGTTCACCTTCGCCGGGCCTCGCGTGGACAAGTACCACTGGGTCAGCAAGGCCCGATAG
- the st6gal1 gene encoding beta-galactoside alpha-2,6-sialyltransferase 1 isoform X2, with the protein MDRVSLLWRLRRRARRGVLCMAFFCISMALLYAICAENSVPVTDAIFGVRARTRAQPRAHSVVKVLRGGAKPMYIDPQKLPGVVPGDPHRPIPVLSSPNHTHEAGDPAPKRKPKEREHPGFFARLLPRPFTRALETLFGGRRRGELSGRVGEAEFFGPHGLLGEVWDDEMSSSMLGSRLRKVVQNYQAMNKYGVEVSGPGGVSNRPKLSGPKLLCQLKDNIEVATLTSDLQPFSSLPWADQLPPKPLTSDLGPYRSCAVVSSAGSLRYSGLGKEIDSHDAVLRFNAAPTTGYEKDVGSKTTIRLINSQVMASDDHRFLSSSLYSSGALVAWDPAPFSADLTQWYNRTDYPIFTQYQRYRRLHPMQPFYILHPRFEWQVWQRIQDNMAEPIQKNPPSSGLLGTVLMMSLCEVVHVYEFLPSRRKTELCHYYQRFYDAACTLGAYHPLLYEKNLVKRMNQGPDRDIYTHGRVTLPGFGKLNCTQAAGGFPNH; encoded by the exons ATGGACCGCGTCAGCCTGCTGTGGCGCCTGAGGCGGCGGGCTCGCCGCGGAGTCCTCTGCATGGCCTTCTTCTGCATCTCCATGGCTCTGCTCTACGCCATCTGTGCCGAAAACAGCGTGCCCGTCACCGACGCCATTTTCGGGGTGCGGGCGCGAACCCGGGCTCAGCCTCGCGCGCACTCCGTCGTCAAG GTGCTGCGAGGCGGAGCCAAGCCCATGTACATCGACCCCCAGAAGCTCCCAGGGGTCGTTCCGGGCGACCCTCACCGTCCAAtccctgtcctctcctctccaaacCACACCCACGAAGCCGGCGACCCCGCGCCAAAGCGGAAGCCAAAAGAGCGCGAGCACCCCGGGTTTTTCGCCCGGCTGCTGCCGCGCCCCTTCACGCGCGCCCTGGAGACCCTGTTCGGAGGCCGCCGGCGGGGGGAGCTGAGCGGCAGGGTGGGGGAGGCCGAGTTCTTCGGGCCTCACGGGCTTTTGGGAGAAGTGTGGGATGACGAGATGTCCAGTAGCATGCTGGGAAGCAGACTGAGGAAGGTGGTGCAGAACTATCAG GCGATGAATAAGTACGGGGTGGAAGTCTCCGGTCCCGGTGGAGTGTCCAACAGGCCCAAGCTGAGTGGTCCCAAGCTCCTCTGCCAGCTGAAGGACAACATAGAGGTCGCGACGTTGACCTCCGACCTCCAGCCCTTCTCGTCGCTGCCCTGGGCCGACCAGCTGCCGCCAAAGccgctgacctctgacctcgggCCGTACAGGAGCTGCGCCGTGGTCTCGTCTGCAGGGTCGCTACGCTACTCCGGACTTGGCAAAGAGATAG ACTCTCACGACGCCGTGCTGCGCTTCAACGCCGCGCCGACCACCGGCTACGAGAAGGACGTCGGTTCTAAAACCACGATCCGCCTCATCAACTCGCAG GTGATGGCGTCTGACGACCATCGTTTCCTGTCCAGCTCTCTGTACAGCTCAGGTGCTCTGGTGGCCTGGGACCCCGCCCCCTTCTCCGCCGACCTCACTCAG TGGTACAACCGGACAGATTACCCAATCTTCACCCAGTACCAGAGGTACAGGAGGCTCCACCCGATGCAGCCCTTCTACATCCTGCACCCTCGCTTTGAGTGGCAGGTCTGGCAACGAATACAGGACAACATGGCTGAGCCCATCCAGAagaaccccccctcctccggcCTGCTCG GAACCGTCCTGATGATGTCGCTGTGCGAGGTGGTGCACGTCTACGAGTTCCTGCCGTCCCGCAGGAAGACGGAGCTCTGCCATTACTATCAGCGTTTCTACGACGCCGCGTGCACGCTCGGCGCCTACCACCCTCTGCTGTACGAGAAGAACCTGGTCAAGCGGATGAACCAGGGGCCCGACCGCGACATCTACACCCACGGACGGGTCACGCTGCCTGGGTTTGGAAAGCTGAACTGCACCCAGGCCGCTGGAGGTTTTCCTAACCACTGA